Sequence from the Hoplias malabaricus isolate fHopMal1 chromosome 10, fHopMal1.hap1, whole genome shotgun sequence genome:
TAGAAACTGCaatgttattaaaaaacaaacaaaaaaaaaaacaaaaacaaaaaaacaaaaaaaaaacaaagggcagattcagacagacagggttTTTTACATCACAGTGTTAAGCAACTAATCCTGTCAATATGCAAGACGGGGCTTTCAGACTTCAGACGAGCAGACAGTTACGTTCTACTTCTACAGGTATGAACAAAGGCAAATATTTAGAGTCATATCTAAAGCACTTTTAAACGAAACATATACAGTTGTGggaaaacactgttctctcagatttgtttacatttattcactttttgaattaccacagaaactcatttgtatctTGAGTTGTTAAGTTTTGTAGTACTTGTgatctgtgttttctttcatgCTGTTAGCTACCTCCTGTGAGACAATACCATCTTAAGTGATCAATATCActattacccatctatggagcaggacTAGAGCAATATCATCATCTCAGTtcgtgcttttcaaagtttggaatTGAAAATTATACATTGTCTGGAAAAAAATGccatttctctgccgtgagcagagggagagagagagaaagcctagcatatcaaacagagacactgttttttttaccatttacaaacactggggctttataaacacattagaccgacACACAAACAGATTAGTTTGTGTTTTTGATTATAATAGTGAACATCGCTTCTAAGGCAGTAGAGGATTTATTtctcataaataatatttaaatgtaattctgATCAGAATAACTAAATTTTATGGATTTAGTTGATGACCAGAGTAggatttttaaaacagaaatatgtaaattattCTTATTCTAACTGGTTGTCCTTTATTATTCCTTGAATATTTATAAACTTCAGTGTGAATGAGCAGAACTGCTGTTGGCTGATGGGACAAATATATATGATAATGTGCTGGTTAGATTGACATCACAAAAAGTTTATTCAAAATAGAGTAAACTGGATATTCATGAGGCTGACTCTGTAAAATGGAAATTTTGAAAGAATATACAGTAAATGTAAAGGAGGAATTCATGTTAGGATTAGCACTTTGCTACAAGTGACCTGAGCAGAAAGGGGGCatgccaggaaaaaaaaaaaaagaatgaccATTTATGTCAAAGTGTTGCATTAAATTCAGTTTTCTACATCAAGATATTAAATCTGTGAATGAGTATGTTGCTCAGTTTGTGTCTTTGGATGTAGATGTTTTAGTTTCATGTGAAATGTAAATTCAAAGTTTATTcagtgtagatttttttttaaatcaggaaTCACTGCACGAGTTGAACAAAGATAAAACTATCTTTCCACTCACTACAGAATAATAAGCACTGAAAAAGTAAATGGAGAAATAATAGAAttgcaaaaacaacaaaaatgataaCAGAGATATGAGGGATAAAAACACAATGCTGTGGCTCAGGGGTATGTTCAGCTGTGTGCAGCTCATTCTCATCTAAATgtacaggtgctgaaactgttCATTCTAAACAGGGCTTTTTTGAGAGTGTGAGCACAGTGCTGCTTGATGATTGTGGTATTTTAACCAAAGTATGTCAGACTTTTAATTAAGACCAtatagaactgtgttaacttggaAAAGGGGTAAAATATGTCCCCTTTGAAATTATGAACAGCTCACACTAGCTAATAGAAGAAGCTAAAAACagcttctttaaaataaaaccaaatacaATAAATTGTATAGCTTTCCAAGCTGTTCCCAAAAGAAATCTAAGGCCTGTTTATGTGAAGTTGGCTGGTTCTGTTTACAAATGACTTATTAGCAGGGGGATAAACATTGCTTATATTAGCAAATTCCACTTATGCAACAcgttttacatatatttatataatacaaGAATGCACAAATTGTACCCAAGAACATGACATTCTGACATGGATAATCTATTTAAAAAACCTTTCTAAATGCATAATATGCAAGTGACATATACATAACCCATGTTATGTGATTCTTAATTATCAGTAAATTTATTAGTGcattaaaatctacagttacagGATAAAGTAATAGCATTACTGTAACACTGTTACATGATATAGCATTGTACCCCATTACCTCCAACACTGTACCCTTCTCACTCTGGGGAGTTGTGATGTGTAATTGTAATGTGAAAGtatattgtaatatttgtatgtattttaagTCTTGTGCAGTGACTGGATATTGAATGTAATGAATTCATTTCACAATCTCACTAGACAGGCAGCTTGAATTACAGTCACAAATCAATTTGTATTTGATGTAGTTATGTTATTGTGCAccttttaatataaaacatttatgagAAAACTAATCACAGAATATAATCATTATAACCTTTACATTTAAACTGAATAAAACTAATATGAAGCACCTCACAGAGCTAGGTTGTAACTCAATCACTCACTTGttcaaataaatacacatacacatggaTAGCAATTGCACCACAAGGGGAGCTGTTTCTCACATACATTTAGGATCTCCACAAGGTAGGTGAGGTGCTACTGTGTATTGCATCAATGACACTTTGTGTCCGTTATTCACAAGGCATGAGCATTGTGAAAATTCTGATGCCTTACATGTGTAATGAGGACAAGAATAATATTGAGACTTTTACTCACAGTAAAAGTCTTAATGTTTGGGGTTAAATTGCTGAATGTGTTTTGTAGCCCTGTTTACTAAGTTTAATAGATGTAATGTTATATATCTCTGTTTTTACACAGTCATATTATAATAACTGATTAATCTACACTCAATTTTACAAACAATgtacaaaaagaaacaaaagattTATCCTAAAAATAGCATATGAAATTGTTAGGTTGAGGCAAACACAAGTAaattaaagaaagcagaaaaTGCTATTTTTGGAGACACATCTTACAAAAAAAATGGCTGGTGCTAAAACAGGTGAGTGATGTTTGcttatttgatgtttgttaatTATAACTATATGACCATGGTGAGTTccgtttgtttatttaatgtttgttttgtttattagtgGACAGTCGTGTGTGGTATTTCTTAATTTGATGTTTGTTAATGACCCCTTTAGAGGGCATATATGATTAATGGTTGTATATATTtgatttttgttaataaatatgtcAGAACAATGGTGAGTGAAGTTTATTTTTGATAAAGGAAACATGAAGAACACTGTTTCAGTGCATTAGCTCATTAAATTGTGGATTTGGATCTCCTACACACCCACAAACTGAAATACTGTTACAAGTCTTTTTTTGTGGCCTGACTAAAGGGAACGGTTACGATTCTGGCTGAAGATTAActtgtctaagtttttattcactgtttgaattaccacagaaacttatttgtggtaagctgtttagttctgtagcacttttggtaatgcagttagccatctcctgagtttggaaacatttccaccTCAAGTGatctgaaaaagcaaaaataagtcaatattacccaggaatagagcaatatcctcatatcAGTTCATGCTATTCAATGTTTGGCATTCTATCCGCTGTCTATAAAAACCCAGATACCTCTGTCAAGAGCAGAGAGAAGAGGCCTAGCATACCCGACTGAGATAGcttgtttttttactcatttacagactcTGGGGCTTGGTAAACACATTGTCCTGGTTTCCAGCCCGCAAacaaactgaattaaaaaaaaaaaaaaaaaaaaaaagctttgattacaatcatgaatatcaccttaaatcagaaaacataattaaatgtgccattctgattttgtgatgCACCTGAAGTAGAGTGCAGGTATATGCAAATTTTCCCATCCCACCTTTGATCCTCTCTAGTCACAGCGCCATTCAGTAAGGGTAGGTTCAATGTTCATTgggttcagtggagctgagagaataaacagtgagtgtagaaaaaatGGAAGTGGTCATAATGGTATGGTTGACGAGTGTATTCTTGCTTAGGTAGAATATGTTCGCTGTCCAAGtataaacatgtatctccaaaatagtaaatttacaggagaaggaaaaagtaattaaaataactttagttagtgttgcagtcacacagatccagggaccttgaggttgtgggttgaagttccgctctgtgtgactgtctgtgaggagattggtgtgttctccccttgtctgcgtgggtttcctcccaccgtccaaaaacacatgttggtaggtggattggcgacttaaaagtgttgataagtgtgagtgtatatcaccctgtgaaggactggcgccccctctagggtgtgttcctgccttgcgcccaatgattccaggtaggctctggacccaccgcgaccctgaactggataagctgttacagacaatgaattaattaattaattaattttggagCACTTCAGTTGGtttattcatcatgaaatctacacacaatgtgaaaatgttgtagaaaaaaaaatctacaaaagtggagatacatgtttttctatgGATATTGGCAGTTTGTGGTTTTGAAACCAGGATCCTTTTCGTGCTATATTTgaaatgtttctgaaaataaaatgactcaagttattgttttgtgctgtaaatattaaGGTTGTCACATGAAAGGCAATTTGAACAGCAGACATGTGACTGTGATGAGATGAGCAAACATTTTAACAAGTGTTCGGTGTAATAACTCTCTAAACATTTGAAAGGCCACACTCGCATGTGTCTCTGATAGAGTCCTGAGCTCTCGAGGAGCAGAGGAACATTTTCCTGAAGGTATTTCGGAGCTCTGCACTGCGGAAGGCGTAAATGGCAGGATCGACCACAGCGTGACTCATCAGCAGCACCACGTGCAGCTGGAAGAGCGAGCGATAGCACTCACAGTAGGGGTTCTCTGGACATATCATAATGATCAAGAGGTGTAAGGACAGAGGTGCCCAGCAGACTATGAACACACCAAGCAGGATGGTAAGGGTAAGTGCCCCTTTCAGGCCACTCCTGTGGTGTCCAGTAGCACCTGGCATGGAAGCAATCCTGCTTGCATGATGCCGTGCTAACAGGAACATATGGACATACAGCAGGAGGATGAAGAGCAGGGCAGTGAAGAAGACCACGATGAAGAATATCTTAACCGCTGCAGCTTCAAAGAAGCCAATCATGAGCCCCCCTATAACACCACACATGGTCCAGATGGTGGTCAAGATGGCTGCTGTACGCCGCACAGTCATGAGCGTATGGTAGCGCAGTGCGTGGAATATAGTTATGTAGCGATCAGCTGCGATTGCTAAGAAGCTAAAAATGGAACCTAAAAATGACATGCAGAGCAGAGTGTCCATCACATTGTCGATTCGTAACTCCGATGCTCCACGTGAATTGAGGTGACCAGCGTCTCGAAAAACCAGCATGATGTTCTCCCAGGTCTTGGAGAGGCTGGAGATGGTGTTGAAAGCTGCCAGGCTGCAGATGAAGCAGTACATGGGTGAGTGCAGGTTCTTGTTGTGAATCACCGCCACCACAACAAGAAGATTTTCACTCAGACTCACAAAGCCAATGAGCAGGAAGATGTGGATAGGAATCACAACCTCAGGACagtctgtggttgcaggtgtgacAGTAGTGTTGCCGCTCATGGCGACTAGGTTAGAGTTGGCTGAAGGACCACTGTTGGTTGTGTTCACAGAATCAGGTCCTCGTGAATCTGAAAGGAGGAAGGATCTAGTGTCACTAAACAGATCTGTTAAATCACATTAATGGTATGATGGTATATAGGGTTTGATCCCTTCCCTAATTCCATacgcatttatatatatattttttctgttaagacaaaatgtaaaaaataaaaacatacaggatgtgatgttttttGTGTGCAGTATAAAAGTCATGACTAGTTTCGGTGTTGAAGTGCAAATACTTGGGAAACCATTCTTTAAAAGGTTTTATACTCAAGATCTGATAACTGTGACAGTTTTGTAAGTTGAGTCCCATTTCCTCCTTTTTTCCCTTtctatttaaattataaatttgGAAAATCATATTGTTTCACATTGTTTGCTGTTCCCCTTCATATGTGCAAAAGTCCAACATATATCTAAACTGAGAAACATTTCTGGAATAGATAAAACTTTAAAGGCCGTACTGGTAAATTTAACAAAATGTCTTGTACACAATATTGTATGATGACCTGTATCTTCAGGACAAATAACCCATGTGTTCTAACTTGCCACTGCATAGGTGCTCCAGAGTGTGGAGGTAGCAGCTATATTTACTATCGTGTGCAATCTTTCAACAGCTTGCAAAGGGATGTAAGACATTATAATTCACCACTCAAAAGGCTTTTTCTACCAGAATAAAGACACAAATGTAAAGATGCAATTTACTATCTACAGTTGGCAGAAGCCATCGCTTACCCAAGGAAGTGGTGAGGCGAGAGAACAACACGGGGAGGACCACTAGGGGCTAAAAAAGAAAGGATCAAAGGAAGCATGAGATGAAAGAAGAAATTTTTGTGAGGGAGCAGGTCATTAGTTACAGTGATGTAATGCAGTGTTTACACAGACACTCGTGCTGGACCTGGGCTGCTGAGAGTGATGGGTCTATTTTTGAGAAACAGCTTTATGAACTTGACACATCTCTGACTTGTGCTGAGCATGACACTCGATTCCATTCACAAAGCAATGGAACCCTCAGCCTCAAAAGGGGATGGTAAAATGATCAAAAGGGAGCATGGCAACAAGTAAAAAGCATCACCACTGTCTCACATCATTTATGAAACAAATCCTGGGAAGAAAAACTCTCTAAACAAAACATCAAAACCAATACTCAAACTCTAGGCAGCTGAAAATCTAAACGTTTATTATCTAGAACAAACCTAAAAAGAATGTTTCCCCTTTCCTTGAAATAACATAATTTAATCTTATGGGAAGGTTAAAATTTGGAcagttgctgtgaggatctgatggtatTCAGATATAATTAGTTTGGTATCACAAGCACCATTCTGAATCATCCCATATTGGATTTCTGGATGGACCTCCATTTTTCTGAAAATGCAGTTTCACTGCCCCAAatattgtttctacactcactgtccattctctgaattccactgaccacacaggagcactttgtagttgtatAATTAAAGATTACAGTCCATGTGTTTCTCTGTACATTTGAGtttccccctttcaccctgttcttcaatggtcagggcccccacagagcaggtatgatttgagtggtggatcattctcagcgctgcagtcacactgatgtggtggtgagaatgatacaccactcaatcatacctgctctgtgctggtccagtgggggtcctgaccattgaagaacatgtacAGAAAAATGTACAGAGAAacaaatggactatagtctgtaattacaaaactacaaagtgcttctgtgctAGTCTATAATAACAAACTTACAAAACACTCctatatgatcagtggagctcagaaaatggacagtgtgtctagaaacaagaaggtggttataatgttatggtaGGTTAGTATATATTAACTCAACctttggcactgagcatgctgaGCTGTATGTGCAGCTTCTACATAAAAGCTAATTCTGATTCATGTTTTACTATGGATATGCATGTAAAATGCCCACAAATGTGCACCATAAAGTAGCTGGATTCAGTCATTTTTAGGGGTCTAAAACATTTTCTGCCTATATAATGCATTTATGAGAGTAAGGAATGGAAGCCTAAACAGAGAATCCACTGACTTTAAGGGGTTAACCTGATTATTGTTTGACAGAGTGTAGCTGTGATGTGCATTTGATTACACCAATAGTGCATCAGTAAATTGGTTCAGACGAGGACAGGTGATAATTAGAGATTATCATGCAGAGATGAATTGTGGAGGAAACTTCAGTGACATTTAAGCTTGCCCTTCTCCTCAattcctctctctcagtgagaaTAGACAATTACTCTTTTCCTGCTCAATACAGTCATTGTTAATACATAACTGATGGTAAATTTAGCGTATAGGTGGCaaaataattattcataatCATTTCATGAATTAAAGGTTACACTtcattactgtattttttataaCTGTGTTATGGCTGGTTTTAGCCACCTTTAGGTCCCGccagtgtgtttttaaatgtgttcaacTTTTTCATATTgaaaaaagtggaaaaaagtgttttcatatctgaaaaaaatatggaaaaaaaggacaaagagaaaaaataattttctaatCAGATTTTTAACATATTTCATTCTCAGCCATTTTTGGATAATTTCTATTGGTTTAATCATCATCAGTTTTTCATTTAATGAAAAGAACTATTGTTTTTCATGTAAAAAGTAATTAAACAAAAGTTAAGAGGTTTTGTGCCAGACAATGACAATAAACAATAATCAGATTATTATATGTTACATTATTACATGTTGTCATAATATCAAAATCTATGGCATTGTTCATCACAATTAAATTTGTTGTATTTGTCTGAAGCTCTTTTATTACTGAACAAAACTGTCATAGTCAACATCATTCTCACGACATTatcatttttgacatttttgttaTAATTACGACATTTAACAAGATTTAAATGAATAGTTaccaaatatttaattattgacCTAAATCATATTACCTTCACAAATTTGCTAAATACAATAACTTAAATATACCAGTTTAGACACGtctatcatttttgtttttaaagattaGTAATTTATCATTTTTTCTGAACTACATTTGTCCCTTATTTATATTTCCatatacaacacagacacaattatttaaaattataccccATTCCCAagataaaataatatgaaataatattaaataatattcgTCAGTTTTCTGCCAAAATTAATGGAAGGTGCCATGCCAATGTTAATGTGTTAACAGTGAAAGTCCCTATATAAAATGTTAAGATTTTAACTGTGATAAGTACAACAACGTCATCAATTTACTTCTACTCAACACATATTGagtaaatgtatcattttactTAAATCAATTTTAGCCACTGATATTAGTTACTAATGCCATTGTGTTGATGTTTATAATAAGGATCCAAATAGTAACCAAATAGATACTTTTTTACTATTATTGAAGATGGAATAGTGTACTCAGATTTTAATATCTATTTCTCAAATATAGATTTAAACTAGCCCACAACTTATAGAATGTTCTATAGTTCCATTGTCAAATGACAACAGAACACTATACAAATATTTCAGAGATATCAAAAAGATCATGAATAACTTACGCTCTTGAGCTTTTTCTGCGAACACACTCTATGCACTCATTAAATTAGCTGTAGTTCTTTTGTTGTGTGAGCAGTGTCCTCTGTCATAacagatttgttttttgtttatgaaCTGAGGAGGGGTGATGGGAAGGACAGGGATTGTATTTGTGTGCCCTTGAGTTAGCAAAGCAGAACATTCCTTATGCTTATGTTTCTTTACCCTTGGATGAAAAATAAATCAAGTGTTTTTTCTCAACAGACAGCAGTTTCCAAAGCTATAAAAGACATACTGTGGTTCATAATATGCTCCCAGTTCGGGCAGGAAAACCATGATGAACCAACGAGAGTCTTTGGGCAAATTTTCTCAGAGCCCAGCTGATGAAAATCTTGTAAGTCACTCTGAATAAGAGCATCTACCAAAAACGTCATGCATATTTTCCAGTCTAGCCTTGGCTCCTGTCCTGTCTCATTCCTCCTAAATATGAAGCTGTTTATACTCAAGGAAATATCCACTATGGTCTGTTCCAAGTCCTGAGGTCTGAATCTCTGTACTTTTACATCACTGTGGACACCTCTCTAAATAGAATAGCCACGATTATCTCCAGGAACTTTGCAAACTTCACCATATAATTATGGGCACTGAAATGCAATGATTATAAAACCTGATCATTTTTTTCCTGTAGGGAAGTATGTGTCTAATAATTATAGCCTAGATGGCCATCAGACTCTAAACTGCTGATACTGCTGACCATAAACTGACCCCTATGACTACATTTTCATACAGTATCACTGCATCTGACCTTGATTTTCTCCAAACCCCTCAATACGCTTCAGTTACACGACATGTTGGTGAAAGCTACTGTATTTAGGGATATAATTATAACATTTTATGTAAGACATTGGGTAGAGTGCGGTACAGCTTAGGGGGCATATGAACTTTTATAACAGGAAATTAATAGACAGCCAAAAATGTATTATGAtaagagcagattttgcacaGTTGCTGGACAGATTAATTATACAGTAATGAATTGTTGTGTTTGTCCAGTGCCATTTATGACTCAGAAATTGTGTGTTGGAGTGAAACATTTTTATAACtaatttctgaattttttttttcacttttgatATATGATAGACAGCAAATTTGCCAGAGTAAATCAAcactcatttcattcattcattcattcatacagaACATGCCATGGACGAGGTGCCAGCCCATTACAAGGCACTATGCACTAAATTAAAGCTGTAAGTATTCaaattttatactttttaacACAATCTGGAtcaatgtaactgtaacagagtGGATTTATCACTGATGACATTTGTCGTGTAGATAATTTAACTTCATTCCTGTAGCTATAATTCCTTGATGCAAATCCTATTTATTAAATGGAAGTTGACAGTTCAGCCAACATGATAAAGGCAAATAATTAATGACAACATTACTGTGACTCTCTCAGTATCCATGATTTAGACTCTTACTCTCTGAAATGGAAATACCTTTCATATTTCTATCCCTTTCAAGTACAAGCTTCAGACATgattttcatttaataaaaataaaaaaggagttccacatcctttcatctgtctctctgtctattttTAAGATCACAATacttataaatattttgctttattttaaaatctttaatttttttctacatttttccattcttgtCTAACTCCTATATGTCTAGATTTTTACCTGAAATTCCATGTCAATGTATAATGTCCCAGAGCTGTTTTGAAGCAGTTAGATAATCTAATATGACTTAGACAGAGTGCCAGACTGAGCTACAGCTCTTTCACACTGAGGTAGATGCGTTATATTCATACTATTCATGCACTCCTTATCTCACACTCAGCACTCAGCCCCAAAGCCTACAGAACAGTGCACAGGGCAATTCATTACACAGTGAGAGCATCTCTAAATTGTTGTGCTTTGTGAAGGAGTCTGGCACATGTTTCAGGCCCaaagcagtgtttttatttgctttgtATAATGTGCTCTTGAAGAGTGAATATATCTCCTTTTACATTGGAATTGACTGGCCTCTGCATCTGCTCTCATGTTCACAAAGAGATTCTCTCCAGCAGATTGCACTAAAGCGAGCATTAAGATAAAGCTGTGAAAAGGTGCTGTGGAAATAAGAATATCATCAGAGGTGGAACAAAGTCTTGCATTGCCACTTTTGTTGTCTTTCAGTTTCTGACATGGTTTGAAATCACCAACAGTGATTTATTTCATGTGAAACATTTTTAAGGAAATTTGCTTCAAATAAAATTAACTGGTTACGAGAGTTAGGAACATTTTGAAAGTTTCCTCCTTCTGTTAAATGACTGGGGATATGACATATTGGTTCAGCAAGTCTAATATTCAGCGAGAAAAGAAATGGCCATGATGGTCACTCTTGCAACCACACAAATTAATTGCTTGCAGTAGTCAGTAACATGCTCAGAGTCCGTAGTGTGTCAGAAGTAATTATTGTTGGATTACACAATGTTCTCTCTTTAAAACGTTTGACGGACTGAGGACACAGTTATTCTCCAGTACTATCTTCAGAATGGAGGAAAACATGTAGCTACATGGACACAGCTGTAAAGAATAGTAACAAATTATTTCTGAAAGCAACTGTTGCTTATTGCAATATACTACATAgggataatgatatatatttaaattaatgctTTCTCAGTaagtggtgcttgtataaatgtatatataattacagtaaataaaaaaaataaaaatataaaacaaataagaaatgtatatatttttttctataaagtagtaagtgtgagtgagtttgaagaacaatgttttgttcagattctccttgatcgcatgaatttgttaaatcaacagcacacagtatttaaaatcattatttattaaacagtaaaactaggtattggatgataacctcaaataatacggactccacgaggagacagtttgaaaatttaaaccaacacattcacacacatgaaggactggcgccccctccagggtgtatttccgctctggacccaccgcgaccctgaactggataagcgtttacagataatgaatgaacttccTTCAGAATACTGGCTCAATATCATTTTAGACCATTCAGACACAGCCACAGACTCTTCATTATATTGATCCTCATTTAACATTGCCATGGAAACTTGTGGATCTCCTGCATGCCCTACGAGGGT
This genomic interval carries:
- the mc2r gene encoding adrenocorticotropic hormone receptor, which codes for MSGNTTVTPATTDCPEVVIPIHIFLLIGFVSLSENLLVVVAVIHNKNLHSPMYCFICSLAAFNTISSLSKTWENIMLVFRDAGHLNSRGASELRIDNVMDTLLCMSFLGSIFSFLAIAADRYITIFHALRYHTLMTVRRTAAILTTIWTMCGVIGGLMIGFFEAAAVKIFFIVVFFTALLFILLLYVHMFLLARHHASRIASMPGATGHHRSGLKGALTLTILLGVFIVCWAPLSLHLLIIMICPENPYCECYRSLFQLHVVLLMSHAVVDPAIYAFRSAELRNTFRKMFLCSSRAQDSIRDTCECGLSNV